The sequence below is a genomic window from Aspergillus nidulans FGSC A4 chromosome V.
TTTCCTGGTGCTGATGAAATGCAGGTCTTCTACTCCGTCGGATTCGCCGGAATGAACTATATCCTGTGTGTCCTGGCGGCAGATATCACGAACCTGCGCAATCGTGGTATTGCATTTGCCTTCACATCATCTCCTTACATGATTACTGCTTTCGCCGGATCTAAAGCGGCTGAAAAGTTCCTGGTCAACGTCAACTGGCGCTGGGGTTTCGGTGCCTTTGCCATCATCTTTCCCTTCGTCGCCTCGCCCGTCTACTTTGTCCTGAAAGTTGGCCTCAACCGCGCCGAAAAGCAGGGCATCATTCAACCTCGCCTGAGGAGTGGCCGGACCTTATCCCAAAATTTCAAGTACtacttcttcgctttcgaTAGTGAGTTTCCAGTTTAATTCTAGGTCCCAACAAACTCACATCTCTGACTGGATCACTGCAGTCCCTGGTGTCATTCTCCTAGCTGGCGGGCTGACCGtattcctcctccctttcacACTTGCGACTCGCGCCCCCAACGGGTGGAAGTCTGACTACATCATCGCGATGATTGTGACGGGCTTCGTGGTCATGGTCCTCTTCGTGCTGTATCAAGCATACTGGGCGCCGCAGCCCTTCCTCAAATACGAGTTCCTGACCAACCGCACTGTCCTGGGCGCTTGTCTCATTGATGCAACCTACCAAATGTCCTACTACTGCTGGAACTCCTACTTCAACTCCTTCCTGCAGGTCGTCTGTAATCTCCCCGTTGCAGAGGCAGGTTACGTAGGCAGCACTTTCCAGGTCGTCTCAGGCGTCCTCTTGTTCATGGTTGGCTTCGCCATCCGCAAGACCGGCTACTTCCGCTGGCTACTCTTCATCGGTGTCCCGCTGTATATCTTCGCGCAGGGACTTATGATCCATTTCCGCCAGCCGAATCAGTATATCGGTTACATTGTCATGTGTGAGATCTTCATTTCCATTGGCGGGAGTATCTTCGTGCTGCTTCAACAACTTGCTGTCCTTGTCGCCGTTGATCATCAGTACGTTGCGGCCGCGTTGGCCGTCCTGTTCATCTCCGGCGGTATTGGAGGTGCTGTCGGGAATGCGATCTCTGGCGCCATCTGGACGAACACTTTCCTTCCCGCGCTGATGAGGAATTTGCCCGAGAGTGCGAAGGCGAATGCGGTGGCCATATATGGCGATCTGAGAGTTCAGCTTTCGTACCCTGTGAACTCGCCAGAGCGGATCGCCATCCAGGAGAGTTACGGGTATGCGCAAGCCAGGATGTTGGCTGCCGGCACGGGCCTGATGGCGCTGATGTTTATCTGGATGTTCATGGTCAAGAATTATAATGTCAAGAACATGAGCCAGACGAAGGGAATGGTGTTCTAGACACCGCACTCGGGTGTTGATGGGTTAAATGTGGCTGAGTAAGATGTTATGGGTTAAGCAATCCACTTAGAAAATGTTGGGAATTGTTTGACAGAGCATTTGCATGTTC
It includes:
- the mirB gene encoding protein mirB (transcript_id=CADANIAT00003031), coding for MTIGSKFSLLAGTRKTDGPTEISASSPPDVETPSAEKTATASAGNKEVGINDNSSDEALPSQHVQTGVQKIQAVTLVWSKWSLVAVFCLLWLVTLANGFRQSILYSLTPYATSSFQSHSLLTVINIVSSAMVSALYIPVAKVVDVWGRAEGWLVMVGLSTLGLIMMAASKNLETYCAADVFYSVGFAGMNYILCVLAADITNLRNRGIAFAFTSSPYMITAFAGSKAAEKFLVNVNWRWGFGAFAIIFPFVASPVYFVLKVGLNRAEKQGIIQPRLRMSFQFNSRSQQTHISDWITAVPGVILLAGGLTVFLLPFTLATRAPNGWKSDYIIAMIVTGFVVMVLFVLYQAYWAPQPFLKYEFLTNRTVLGACLIDATYQMSYYCWNSYFNSFLQVVCNLPVAEAGYVGSTFQVVSGVLLFMVGFAIRKTGYFRWLLFIGVPLYIFAQGLMIHFRQPNQYIGYIVMCEIFISIGGSIFVLLQQLAVLVAVDHQYVAAALAVLFISGGIGGAVGNAISGAIWTNTFLPALMRNLPESAKANAVAIYGDLRVQLSYPVNSPERIAIQESYGYAQARMLAAGTGLMALMFIWMFMVKNYNVKNMSQTKGMVF